Proteins encoded within one genomic window of Streptomyces profundus:
- the sigE gene encoding RNA polymerase sigma factor SigE — MVGAPLDTTRADRGGAAASTGQGVFARFRWSFGGPNSVTDNADSDRAQGTTETADGTTKAVATFSTGADSQGWAPPSWEEIVSTHSARVYRLAYRLTGNQHDAEDLTQEVFVRVFRSLSTYTPGTFEGWLHRITTNLFLDSVRRKQRIRFDALGDDAADRLPSKEPTPQQHFNDTHFDADVQQALDTLAPDFRAAVVLCDIEGLSYEEIATTLGVKLGTVRSRIHRGRSHLRKALRHRSPGERAARDATPDPVLAAAPAACGAAEGAME, encoded by the coding sequence ATGGTAGGGGCTCCACTGGACACCACCAGAGCCGACAGGGGAGGTGCGGCCGCGTCCACCGGCCAGGGAGTGTTCGCGCGCTTCCGGTGGTCCTTCGGCGGGCCGAATTCCGTGACAGACAACGCTGACAGCGACCGAGCGCAGGGCACCACCGAGACCGCCGACGGCACCACCAAAGCCGTGGCCACCTTCAGCACGGGCGCTGACAGCCAGGGGTGGGCTCCCCCCAGCTGGGAGGAGATCGTCAGCACCCACAGCGCTCGCGTCTACCGCCTGGCCTACCGGCTCACGGGCAACCAGCACGACGCGGAGGACCTCACCCAGGAGGTCTTCGTCCGGGTCTTCCGCTCGCTGTCCACCTACACCCCCGGCACGTTCGAGGGCTGGCTGCACCGCATCACCACCAACCTCTTCCTGGACTCGGTGCGCCGCAAGCAGCGCATCAGGTTCGACGCCCTCGGCGACGACGCGGCCGACCGGCTGCCCAGCAAGGAGCCCACGCCCCAACAGCACTTCAACGACACCCACTTCGACGCCGATGTGCAGCAGGCACTGGACACGCTCGCCCCCGACTTCCGCGCCGCCGTGGTGCTCTGCGACATCGAGGGGCTGAGCTACGAGGAGATCGCCACCACCCTCGGCGTCAAGCTGGGCACGGTCCGCAGCCGTATCCACCGGGGCCGCTCCCATCTGCGCAAGGCGCTGCGCCACCGCTCGCCGGGGGAGCGCGCCGCCCGCGACGCCACGCCCGATCCGGTTCTCGCCGCGGCCCCAGCCGCCTGCGGAGCAGCGGAAGGCGCGATGGAGTGA
- a CDS encoding enoyl-CoA hydratase/isomerase family protein, which yields MTETVLYEVTESLATVTLNRPEAMNALNHETKEALRDRLAEAAADSRVRAVLLAANGRAFCVGQDLREHAAALEGDGDPLATVRAHYSPIARTLSEMRKPVVAAVNGVAAGAGFGFALAADYRVVARGASFHTAFAGIGLAADSGLSWTLPRTVGRARAAELLLFPRAVEAAEAEQLGLAQRVVPDEELAASARAVAVELSRGPTLAYAALRDALDFATEHGLAASLEKEAELQSALGATRDHRGAVAAFLAKRRPDFDGA from the coding sequence ATGACGGAGACGGTGCTCTACGAGGTGACCGAGAGTCTGGCGACTGTCACACTGAATCGCCCCGAGGCGATGAATGCCCTCAATCACGAGACCAAGGAGGCGCTCCGCGACCGGCTCGCCGAGGCGGCGGCGGATTCGCGAGTGCGGGCGGTTCTGCTCGCCGCAAACGGGCGCGCCTTCTGCGTCGGACAGGACCTCAGGGAACACGCGGCGGCGCTCGAAGGGGACGGCGACCCGCTGGCCACCGTCCGCGCGCACTACTCGCCGATCGCGCGGACGCTGAGCGAAATGCGGAAACCGGTGGTGGCCGCCGTCAACGGAGTGGCGGCGGGCGCGGGTTTCGGTTTCGCTCTGGCCGCCGACTACCGGGTGGTGGCCCGCGGCGCCTCTTTTCACACCGCTTTCGCGGGAATCGGTCTGGCCGCCGACTCCGGCCTCTCCTGGACGCTGCCGCGCACGGTGGGGCGGGCCAGGGCGGCGGAGTTGCTGCTGTTTCCCCGAGCGGTGGAGGCGGCCGAGGCCGAACAGCTCGGACTGGCGCAGCGCGTGGTGCCCGACGAGGAGCTGGCGGCGAGCGCGCGGGCCGTCGCGGTGGAGCTGTCCCGGGGCCCGACGCTCGCCTACGCGGCCCTCAGGGACGCGCTGGACTTCGCGACCGAACACGGTCTGGCGGCGAGCCTGGAGAAGGAGGCGGAGCTCCAGTCCGCGCTCGGCGCCACCCGGGACCACCGCGGCGCCGTCGCCGCCTTCCTCGCCAAGCGGCGGCCCGACTTCGACGGCGCCTGA
- a CDS encoding ferritin-like fold-containing protein gives METPQNPDSAAEPADPTDDAAEQVDTAQAPPSGIAATDWAEASADPRYRAAVVDLLGALAYGELAAFERLAEDAKLAPGLTDKAALARMATAEFQHFEQLTERLREIDEDPTDAMRPFAAPLDEFHRLTAPSDWLEGLVKAYVGDAIAADFYREVASRLDSDTRRLVLGVLDDTGHASFAVERVRSAIEAEPRVGGRLALWARRLMGEALSQAQRVVADRDALSTMLVGGVADGFDLAEIGRMFSRITEAHTKRMAALGLSA, from the coding sequence ATGGAGACGCCGCAGAACCCCGACTCAGCCGCAGAACCCGCGGATCCGACCGACGACGCAGCGGAACAGGTCGATACCGCGCAGGCGCCCCCGAGCGGGATCGCCGCGACCGACTGGGCCGAGGCGTCCGCCGACCCCCGGTATCGGGCGGCCGTCGTGGATCTGCTGGGCGCGCTCGCCTACGGGGAGCTGGCCGCCTTCGAGCGGCTGGCCGAGGACGCCAAGCTGGCTCCCGGGCTGACCGACAAGGCGGCCCTGGCCCGGATGGCGACGGCCGAGTTCCAGCACTTCGAGCAGTTGACCGAGCGGCTGCGGGAGATCGACGAGGACCCGACGGACGCGATGCGCCCGTTCGCCGCCCCGCTCGACGAGTTCCACCGGCTGACCGCGCCTTCGGACTGGCTGGAGGGCCTGGTCAAGGCGTATGTGGGGGACGCCATCGCGGCCGACTTCTACCGCGAGGTGGCCTCCCGCCTCGACTCGGACACCCGTCGGCTGGTGCTGGGGGTGCTGGACGACACCGGGCACGCCTCGTTCGCCGTGGAGCGGGTGCGCTCGGCGATCGAGGCCGAGCCCCGGGTGGGTGGCCGGCTGGCGCTGTGGGCGCGGCGGCTGATGGGCGAGGCGCTCTCCCAGGCCCAGCGCGTGGTGGCGGACCGGGACGCGCTCTCCACCATGCTGGTCGGCGGCGTCGCCGACGGCTTCGATCTGGCCGAGATCGGCCGGATGTTCTCCCGGATCACCGAGGCGCACACCAAGCGGATGGCCGCTCTCGGCCTGTCGGCGTAG
- a CDS encoding Mrp/NBP35 family ATP-binding protein — translation MATDIPPAPGATGTLPTEDDVRAALGRVNDPEIHRPITDLGMVKSIAIDADGVVTVAIYLTIQGCPMRESITAEVTEAVRGVAGVRDARVELDVMSDEQRKELANTLRGGQAEREVPFAQPGSLTRVYAVASGKGGVGKSSVTVNLAAALAADGLKVGVVDADIYGHSVPRMLGTEARPTQVENMIMPPTAHGVKVISIGMFTPGNAPVVWRGPMLHRALQQFLADVFWGDLDVLLLDLPPGTGDIAISVAQLVPGAEILVVTTPQQAAAEVAERAGSIAVQTHQKIVGVVENMAGLPCPHCGELVDVFGTGGGERVAEGLTRTTGAKVPVLGSIPIDVRLREGGDDGRPVVLSDPDSPAGVALRSIASALGARQRGLAGMSLGITPRAKF, via the coding sequence ATGGCTACCGATATTCCCCCAGCGCCCGGCGCCACCGGCACCCTGCCCACCGAGGACGATGTGCGGGCCGCGCTGGGGCGGGTGAACGATCCGGAGATCCACCGTCCCATCACGGACCTCGGCATGGTGAAGTCGATCGCCATCGACGCGGACGGCGTCGTCACGGTGGCGATCTATCTCACGATCCAGGGCTGCCCGATGCGCGAGTCCATCACCGCCGAGGTGACGGAGGCCGTGCGGGGCGTCGCCGGCGTGCGGGACGCGCGGGTCGAGCTGGACGTGATGAGCGACGAGCAGCGCAAGGAGCTGGCCAACACGCTCAGGGGCGGCCAGGCCGAACGCGAGGTCCCGTTCGCCCAGCCGGGTTCGTTGACCCGGGTCTACGCGGTCGCCTCGGGCAAGGGCGGCGTCGGCAAGTCGTCGGTCACGGTCAACCTGGCGGCGGCGCTGGCGGCGGACGGGCTGAAGGTCGGCGTGGTGGACGCCGACATCTACGGCCACTCGGTGCCCCGGATGCTGGGCACGGAGGCGCGGCCCACCCAGGTGGAGAACATGATCATGCCGCCCACCGCGCACGGCGTGAAGGTGATCTCCATCGGGATGTTCACGCCGGGCAACGCGCCGGTGGTCTGGCGCGGCCCGATGCTGCACCGGGCGCTTCAGCAGTTCCTCGCCGACGTCTTCTGGGGCGATCTGGATGTGCTGCTGCTCGACCTGCCGCCCGGCACGGGCGATATCGCCATCTCGGTGGCCCAGCTGGTGCCGGGCGCCGAGATCCTGGTGGTGACCACGCCCCAGCAGGCGGCGGCCGAGGTCGCCGAGCGGGCCGGCTCCATCGCGGTGCAGACCCACCAGAAGATCGTCGGGGTGGTGGAGAACATGGCGGGCCTGCCGTGCCCGCACTGCGGCGAGCTGGTGGACGTCTTCGGCACCGGCGGCGGCGAGCGCGTCGCCGAGGGCCTGACGCGGACGACGGGCGCCAAGGTGCCGGTCCTGGGCAGCATCCCGATCGATGTGCGGCTGCGGGAGGGCGGCGACGACGGCCGCCCCGTGGTGCTCTCCGACCCGGACTCGCCGGCGGGCGTCGCGCTGCGCTCGATCGCCTCGGCGCTGGGGGCGCGGCAGCGCGGCCTGGCCGGCATGTCCCTGGGGATCACTCCGCGCGCGAAGTTCTGA
- a CDS encoding Sec-independent protein translocase subunit TatB: MFFDIGSLEFITLIILAILVFGPEKLPNMIREVVQFVRKIRAFSDNAKQDIRSELGPEFKDFEFEDLNPKTFAKKHLMDNDDLGLRELANDLDVRKELTEVTDAINGRTSVERNKPGGARPGTSLAKQRKPSSAQGAQTAEAAKPTTSLAKDGQEPAGTVKLGKGADRLAKDTTPSDAPRAAAPAAEAAPAEAPAFDLDAT; the protein is encoded by the coding sequence GTGTTCTTCGATATAGGGTCCCTAGAGTTCATCACGCTGATCATCCTGGCCATTCTGGTCTTCGGTCCGGAAAAGCTGCCCAACATGATCCGCGAGGTGGTGCAGTTCGTTCGGAAGATCCGCGCGTTCTCCGACAACGCCAAGCAGGACATCCGCTCGGAGTTGGGACCGGAGTTCAAGGACTTCGAGTTCGAGGACCTCAACCCGAAGACCTTCGCCAAGAAGCACCTGATGGACAACGACGACCTCGGCCTCCGCGAGCTGGCGAACGACCTCGATGTGCGCAAGGAGCTGACGGAGGTCACGGACGCCATCAACGGCCGCACCTCCGTCGAGCGCAACAAGCCGGGCGGGGCCCGCCCCGGCACCAGCCTCGCCAAGCAGCGCAAGCCGTCCAGCGCCCAGGGCGCCCAGACCGCCGAGGCGGCCAAGCCCACCACCAGCCTCGCCAAGGACGGCCAGGAGCCGGCGGGCACGGTCAAGCTCGGCAAGGGCGCCGACCGGCTCGCCAAGGACACCACCCCTTCGGACGCACCGCGGGCCGCGGCCCCCGCCGCCGAGGCGGCGCCCGCCGAGGCCCCGGCCTTCGACCTCGACGCCACCTGA
- a CDS encoding DivIVA domain-containing protein produces MFWFLMVAMVVVIAAVTLAVLSSGDGTGAPATGGLRDVEPDRPADPLPLDRPLAPADVVRVRLPVAPRGYRMAEVDDVLDRLAAELAERDARIADLQHALGQAQSTQAPPPTSDPHP; encoded by the coding sequence GTGTTCTGGTTCTTGATGGTCGCGATGGTCGTGGTGATCGCGGCGGTGACGCTGGCGGTGCTCAGCAGCGGCGACGGCACGGGCGCGCCGGCCACCGGCGGGCTGCGGGACGTCGAGCCCGACCGGCCGGCCGATCCGCTGCCGCTGGACCGGCCGCTGGCGCCGGCCGACGTGGTGCGCGTCCGCCTCCCGGTCGCCCCGCGCGGCTACCGCATGGCCGAGGTGGACGACGTGCTCGATCGGCTCGCCGCCGAGCTGGCCGAACGCGACGCCCGCATCGCCGACCTCCAACACGCGCTCGGCCAGGCCCAGTCCACCCAGGCGCCACCCCCCACCTCCGACCCCCACCCCTGA
- a CDS encoding O-methyltransferase: MFPTEVDTVKARDRRGQERAITGNRLTSWAFAEAYGAPDAESAEGTALAWARERALEAGVRAVSPGTGDALRLLATVSGARAVVEIGTGTGVSGIHLLTGMRPEAVLTTVDTEPDRQQFARQAFRLAGFPANRTRIIPGHALDVLPRLTDGGYDLVFCDGDRLEYLDYLAESLRLLRPGGLVCLAGVFAGGRTVDSAAQPTEVRRLRELLRAVRESDRLAPALLPVGDGLLCAAHH; the protein is encoded by the coding sequence CTGTTCCCCACCGAAGTCGATACAGTCAAGGCGCGTGACAGACGGGGACAGGAGAGGGCCATTACCGGCAACCGGCTGACGAGCTGGGCGTTCGCCGAGGCGTATGGCGCACCGGACGCCGAAAGCGCCGAGGGCACGGCGTTGGCCTGGGCCCGTGAGCGGGCGCTTGAGGCCGGGGTGCGCGCGGTCTCCCCCGGCACGGGCGACGCGCTGCGGCTGCTGGCCACGGTCTCGGGCGCGCGGGCGGTGGTCGAGATCGGCACCGGCACCGGCGTCTCCGGCATCCACCTGCTGACGGGGATGCGTCCGGAGGCGGTGCTCACCACCGTGGACACCGAGCCCGACCGGCAGCAGTTCGCGCGGCAGGCGTTCCGGTTGGCCGGCTTCCCCGCCAACCGCACCAGGATCATCCCGGGCCACGCCCTCGACGTGCTGCCCCGGCTCACCGACGGCGGCTACGACCTGGTGTTCTGCGACGGCGACCGCCTTGAGTACCTGGACTATCTCGCAGAATCGTTGCGGCTGCTGCGCCCCGGCGGGCTGGTCTGTCTCGCCGGGGTCTTCGCCGGCGGACGCACCGTGGACTCGGCCGCGCAGCCCACTGAGGTGCGCCGGCTGCGGGAGTTGCTGCGCGCCGTCCGGGAGAGCGACCGGCTGGCCCCCGCGCTGCTGCCGGTCGGCGACGGGCTGCTGTGTGCGGCGCATCACTGA
- a CDS encoding TIGR00730 family Rossman fold protein, translated as MSSAQPTGGDPGDQRRSAVDEPREQRLGPVVRRRAQVTVGTADQRLLDSRGPSDWVHQDPWRVLRIQSEFVEGFGALAELGPAVCVFGSARTRPGAPEYETARQIGQGLAEEGFAVITGGGPGAMEAANLGASEAGGVSVGLGIELPFEQGLNPYVDVGINFRYFFVRKTMFVKYAQGFLVLPGGLGTMDELFEALTLVQTQKVTRFPIVLFGSAYWGGLADWLRDTVIAQGKASPRDEELFRITDDVEEAIRLVTKP; from the coding sequence ATGAGCAGCGCACAGCCCACGGGTGGGGACCCGGGAGACCAGCGGCGATCGGCCGTCGACGAGCCGCGCGAGCAGCGGCTCGGCCCGGTGGTGCGCCGCCGGGCCCAGGTGACGGTCGGCACGGCCGACCAACGTCTGCTGGACTCACGAGGGCCTTCGGACTGGGTCCACCAGGACCCCTGGCGGGTGCTGCGCATCCAGTCCGAGTTCGTCGAGGGCTTCGGCGCGCTCGCCGAACTCGGCCCGGCCGTCTGCGTCTTCGGCTCCGCCAGGACCAGGCCGGGCGCGCCCGAGTACGAGACCGCGCGGCAGATCGGCCAGGGCCTGGCCGAGGAGGGCTTCGCGGTGATCACCGGCGGCGGCCCCGGCGCCATGGAGGCGGCCAACCTCGGCGCCAGCGAGGCCGGCGGGGTCTCCGTCGGGCTGGGCATCGAGCTGCCCTTCGAGCAGGGCCTCAACCCCTATGTGGACGTCGGGATCAACTTCCGCTACTTCTTCGTCCGCAAGACGATGTTCGTCAAGTACGCCCAGGGCTTCCTGGTGCTGCCCGGCGGCCTCGGCACCATGGACGAGCTGTTCGAGGCGCTCACCCTGGTCCAGACCCAGAAGGTGACCCGCTTCCCGATCGTCCTCTTCGGCTCGGCCTACTGGGGCGGCCTCGCCGACTGGCTCCGGGACACCGTGATCGCGCAGGGCAAGGCGTCCCCGCGCGACGAGGAGCTGTTCCGGATCACGGACGACGTGGAGGAGGCCATCCGCCTGGTCACCAAGCCCTGA
- the folP gene encoding dihydropteroate synthase: protein MLRLGTREFAADEPVIMAIVNRTPDSFYDQGATFQERAALERVDRAVDEGAAIIDIGGVKAGPGAEVDAAEEIRRTAGFVAEVRSRHPEVVISVDTWRHEVADAACAEGADLLNDAWGGVDPKLAEVAARHGVGLVCTHAGGARPRTRPHRVRYDDVMADILRVTVGLAERAVALGVRGDAVLIDPGHDFGKSTRHSLEATRRLGEMAAQGWPVLVSLSNKDFVGETLDRPVKERLIGTLATTAISAWLGARVYRVHEVAETRQVLEMVASIAGHRPPAVARRGLA from the coding sequence GTGTTGCGCCTGGGGACGCGGGAGTTCGCCGCCGACGAGCCGGTGATCATGGCGATCGTCAACCGGACGCCCGACTCCTTCTACGACCAGGGCGCCACCTTCCAGGAGCGGGCCGCGCTGGAGCGGGTGGACCGCGCGGTGGACGAGGGCGCGGCGATCATCGACATCGGCGGGGTCAAGGCGGGTCCTGGCGCCGAGGTGGACGCGGCGGAGGAGATCCGCCGCACCGCGGGCTTCGTCGCCGAGGTGCGGTCCCGGCACCCCGAGGTGGTGATCAGCGTGGACACCTGGCGGCACGAGGTGGCGGACGCGGCCTGCGCCGAGGGTGCCGATCTGCTCAACGACGCCTGGGGCGGCGTCGATCCGAAGCTGGCCGAGGTGGCCGCCCGGCACGGCGTCGGGCTGGTCTGCACGCACGCGGGCGGCGCCAGGCCGCGCACCCGTCCGCACCGGGTGCGGTACGACGATGTGATGGCGGACATCCTGCGGGTCACCGTCGGCCTCGCGGAGCGCGCGGTGGCGCTCGGGGTGCGCGGGGACGCGGTGTTGATCGATCCCGGGCACGACTTCGGGAAGTCGACGCGGCACTCCCTGGAGGCCACCAGGCGGCTGGGCGAGATGGCGGCCCAGGGCTGGCCGGTGCTGGTCTCGCTCTCCAACAAGGACTTCGTCGGGGAGACGCTCGACCGGCCGGTCAAGGAGCGGCTGATCGGCACGCTGGCGACCACCGCGATCTCGGCCTGGCTGGGTGCCCGGGTCTACCGGGTGCACGAGGTGGCCGAGACCCGGCAGGTGTTGGAGATGGTGGCCTCGATCGCGGGGCACCGCCCGCCGGCGGTGGCCAGGCGGGGCCTGGCCTGA
- a CDS encoding anti-sigma factor family protein: MTAVPESGPADRHLGESLAALVDGELSHDRRDRVLAHLATCAHCKTEAEAQRRLKSAFAASPLPGPSAGLLARLQNVPAESVEPTRSIGEGPPPPGEDGPPSAGTPPKRSSAFRLDMLPGGRGRSSLLPPASLGGDRGFRIHESPVLGRANRGHRIAFAAAGAVSLAAFAIGGAVSNAGAGGPAVTASAPSTITAGSGVAPGGGPRPMTARADDEGQAAGALRAQPVADGGPAAPSASPVRHFTLLGSSLPADHGPSPVPEATPPVTTASPLIGPLRPEHTTPSALGAVSPR, translated from the coding sequence GTGACCGCTGTCCCCGAGTCCGGCCCCGCGGACCGTCATCTGGGAGAGAGCCTCGCCGCCCTGGTGGACGGCGAGCTGTCCCATGACCGAAGAGACCGGGTGCTGGCCCATCTCGCCACCTGCGCGCACTGCAAGACCGAGGCGGAGGCCCAGCGTCGGCTGAAGAGCGCCTTCGCCGCGAGTCCGCTCCCCGGGCCTTCCGCCGGCCTGCTGGCCAGGCTGCAGAACGTGCCGGCCGAGAGCGTCGAGCCGACGCGGTCCATCGGCGAAGGGCCTCCGCCGCCCGGCGAGGACGGCCCGCCGTCCGCCGGCACCCCTCCCAAACGTTCGAGCGCGTTCCGGCTGGACATGCTGCCCGGCGGCCGGGGCCGCTCCTCCCTGTTGCCCCCCGCCTCCCTCGGCGGGGATCGTGGCTTTCGGATACATGAGTCGCCGGTGCTCGGCCGGGCGAACCGCGGCCATCGGATCGCGTTCGCCGCCGCGGGCGCGGTGTCGCTCGCGGCCTTCGCCATCGGCGGCGCGGTCAGCAACGCGGGCGCCGGTGGCCCGGCGGTCACCGCCTCCGCCCCGAGCACCATCACCGCCGGCAGCGGCGTCGCCCCCGGCGGCGGGCCGCGCCCGATGACGGCGCGCGCCGACGACGAGGGCCAGGCGGCCGGGGCGCTGCGCGCCCAGCCGGTCGCCGACGGCGGCCCGGCGGCGCCCTCGGCCTCCCCTGTGCGGCACTTCACCCTGCTGGGCAGCAGTCTTCCGGCGGACCACGGCCCCTCTCCGGTGCCCGAGGCCACGCCGCCGGTCACCACGGCATCGCCGCTCATAGGCCCGCTGCGCCCCGAGCACACCACGCCGAGCGCTCTCGGCGCTGTGAGTCCGCGCTGA
- a CDS encoding alpha/beta fold hydrolase, translated as MSRPPFLVPPPGVRAYPLATRRGEFAVLDIEPGGPPAGTVLLVPGFTGSKEDFIALLEPIAAAGYRAVAVDGRGQYESAGDLARRSYGLGALAEDVLAQADSLSGSLSGSGSGPGAGSAPHLVGHSLGGLIARGAVLRSAAAGPVPFASLTLMASGAGRVAAGQRWRARALSVGLPLLGQRRLWWMLQPKADTSASWEFLRRRWLATSPGQLRNTGRTLRHEPDRVAALAATGLPVHVLSGERDAAWPVSELDLMAERLRARRTVIEGAEHSPNAERPAATAAALAAFWGSVSG; from the coding sequence GTGAGCAGACCGCCGTTTCTGGTGCCGCCGCCGGGCGTGCGGGCGTACCCGTTGGCCACCCGGCGGGGTGAGTTCGCCGTGTTGGACATCGAGCCCGGCGGCCCGCCGGCCGGGACCGTGCTGTTGGTGCCGGGGTTCACCGGCAGCAAGGAGGACTTCATCGCGCTCCTGGAGCCGATCGCCGCGGCCGGCTACCGGGCGGTGGCGGTGGACGGGCGCGGTCAGTACGAGTCGGCGGGCGATCTGGCCCGCCGGTCCTATGGACTTGGCGCGCTGGCCGAGGACGTGTTGGCACAGGCCGACTCGTTGTCGGGGTCGTTGTCGGGGTCGGGGTCTGGCCCGGGGGCTGGGTCGGCGCCGCATCTGGTGGGGCATTCGCTCGGTGGTCTGATCGCGCGGGGTGCCGTGCTGCGGTCGGCGGCGGCCGGGCCGGTGCCGTTCGCGTCGTTGACCCTGATGGCCTCGGGGGCCGGCCGGGTGGCCGCCGGCCAGCGGTGGCGGGCGCGGGCGCTGTCGGTGGGGCTGCCGCTGCTGGGGCAGCGGCGGCTGTGGTGGATGCTCCAGCCGAAGGCGGACACCTCGGCGTCCTGGGAGTTCCTGCGCCGCCGGTGGTTGGCCACTTCGCCGGGGCAGCTGCGGAACACGGGGCGCACCCTGCGGCACGAGCCGGACCGGGTGGCGGCGCTGGCGGCGACGGGGCTGCCGGTCCATGTGCTGTCCGGGGAGCGGGACGCCGCGTGGCCGGTGTCCGAGCTGGATCTGATGGCGGAGCGGCTGCGGGCGCGCCGCACCGTGATCGAGGGTGCCGAGCACTCGCCCAACGCGGAGCGCCCGGCCGCCACGGCCGCCGCGCTGGCGGCGTTCTGGGGGTCGGTCAGCGGGTGA
- a CDS encoding trypsin-like peptidase domain-containing protein, which produces MDKGNGVERRDGPGHPWGSPDRADRGAASPAEPAGAASGAASGSEDPYSTPPYGQPGPWAPAPPVQRPDPTPPAGVRLPPPADGGSLGGAAPLAASSGAAAPPDGPSGRYNPWAASAPVPAPVPLAATATASQERPPRSRGRSFRLVAGAALLALVAGVLGGVVGVQLERGGAFSEVRLPQTSGEVVAAPDGSIAAIANALLPGVVTLHAAGGQSGTGFVLDDRGHILTNSHVVTGASGASRLVDVTFSSGDTVSGQVVGGHGGYDLAVVKVSGVSGLTPLELGDSDLVRVGDPVVAIGSPFGLAGTVTSGIISATERPITAGGEQADGSDISYVNALQTDAPINPGNSGGPLADADGRVIGVNSAIRSVDNGGSEAGSVGLGFAIPINQAKDVAEQLINTGRATHPVIGVTLDTRYAGEGARVGSSTDDPSVVPDSPADLAGVRDGDVITAVDGQRVLGADELIIKIRSHRPGDQLTLTIERGDQELTLDVVLGESAG; this is translated from the coding sequence ATGGACAAGGGGAACGGTGTCGAGCGGCGGGATGGCCCAGGTCATCCCTGGGGCTCGCCCGACCGCGCCGATCGCGGCGCGGCCTCCCCGGCCGAGCCGGCCGGCGCCGCCTCGGGCGCCGCCAGCGGCAGCGAGGACCCGTACAGCACGCCGCCCTACGGCCAGCCCGGCCCCTGGGCGCCGGCGCCGCCCGTGCAGCGCCCCGATCCGACGCCGCCGGCCGGCGTCCGCCTGCCGCCCCCGGCGGACGGCGGCAGCCTCGGCGGCGCGGCCCCGCTGGCCGCGTCGTCCGGTGCGGCAGCGCCGCCGGACGGGCCGTCCGGCCGTTACAACCCCTGGGCCGCTTCCGCCCCCGTGCCCGCCCCGGTGCCGCTGGCCGCGACCGCGACCGCGTCGCAGGAGAGGCCGCCGCGCTCCCGGGGCAGGTCGTTCAGGCTGGTGGCCGGCGCGGCGCTGTTGGCCCTGGTGGCCGGGGTGCTGGGCGGTGTGGTCGGGGTCCAGTTGGAGCGGGGCGGCGCCTTCAGCGAGGTGCGGTTGCCGCAGACCTCGGGCGAGGTCGTCGCAGCGCCCGATGGCAGCATCGCCGCCATCGCCAACGCGCTGCTCCCCGGCGTGGTCACGCTGCACGCCGCCGGCGGCCAGTCGGGCACCGGCTTCGTGCTGGACGACCGCGGCCATATCCTCACCAACTCCCATGTCGTCACGGGCGCTTCGGGGGCCAGCCGGCTGGTCGACGTCACCTTCAGCAGCGGGGACACGGTCAGCGGTCAGGTGGTCGGCGGGCACGGTGGCTACGACCTGGCCGTCGTCAAGGTCTCGGGTGTCTCCGGGCTCACCCCGCTGGAGCTGGGCGATTCGGATCTGGTGCGGGTGGGCGATCCGGTGGTGGCCATCGGCTCCCCGTTCGGCCTCGCCGGCACGGTCACCTCCGGGATCATCAGCGCCACCGAGCGTCCGATCACCGCCGGCGGCGAGCAGGCGGACGGCTCCGACATCAGCTATGTGAACGCCCTCCAGACGGACGCGCCGATCAACCCGGGCAACTCCGGTGGCCCGCTGGCCGACGCCGACGGTCGGGTGATCGGCGTCAACAGCGCGATCCGCAGCGTGGACAACGGCGGCTCCGAGGCGGGCAGCGTCGGCCTCGGCTTCGCCATCCCCATCAACCAGGCGAAGGATGTCGCCGAGCAGCTCATCAACACCGGGCGGGCCACCCACCCGGTGATAGGGGTCACCCTGGACACCCGCTACGCGGGCGAGGGCGCCCGGGTCGGCAGCTCCACGGACGATCCGTCGGTGGTGCCGGACAGCCCGGCCGACCTGGCCGGCGTCCGGGACGGCGATGTGATCACGGCGGTCGACGGTCAGCGGGTGCTGGGCGCCGACGAGTTGATCATCAAGATCCGCAGCCACCGCCCCGGGGATCAGCTGACGCTGACCATCGAGCGCGGCGATCAGGAGCTGACGCTGGATGTGGTGCTCGGCGAGTCCGCCGGCTGA
- a CDS encoding DUF3117 domain-containing protein — MAAMKPRTGDGPLEVTKEGRGIIMRVPLEGGGRLVVELTPDEAVALDEELKKVTG; from the coding sequence ATGGCGGCCATGAAGCCGCGGACGGGCGATGGTCCGCTTGAGGTGACCAAGGAGGGGCGGGGCATCATCATGCGCGTTCCGCTCGAAGGCGGTGGCCGACTCGTTGTCGAGCTGACCCCGGACGAGGCGGTCGCACTCGACGAGGAGCTGAAGAAGGTAACCGGCTGA